In a single window of the Gossypium hirsutum isolate 1008001.06 chromosome A13, Gossypium_hirsutum_v2.1, whole genome shotgun sequence genome:
- the LOC107895190 gene encoding early nodulin-like protein 3 gives MANSILITDYQRKAFNVVGLGLSFMLLMIQKGYARDFSVNWGLHNGTNAENYNQWAEKNRFQIGDSLVFTYTPNDDSVLQVNEDAYKNCSVESPLSSYTDGHTVFSLSHSGPYYFISGNKDNCKKNEKLVVVVLADRSNRSSTANETNPSSPPPSSSIDIMPSPAPSGGSPPAGTVENPTPAPSDESKPPNAASAVFMSVTASMGAVFAASTLLLGF, from the exons ATGGCCAACTCCATTTTGATAACAGATTATCAAAGAAAAGCTTTTAATGTAGTGGGGTTGGGGCTTTCTTTCATGCTGCTAATGATTCAGAAGGGTTATGCAAGAGATTTCTCAGTGAACTGGGGCCTTCACAATGGCACCAATGCTGAAAATTACAACCAATGGGCAGAAAAAAACAGATTTCAGATTGGGGACTCACTTG TGTTTACCTACACGCCAAACGATGATTCAGTGCTACAAGTGAATGAAGATGCCTACAAAAACTGCAGTGTAGAATCACCACTGTCCAGCTACACCGATGGACACACTGTTTTCTCCTTGAGTCATTCAGGGCCTTACTATTTCATCAGTGGAAATAAAGACAACTGTAAAAAGAACGAAAAGTTGGTGGTGGTCGTTTTAGCCGATAGAAGCAACCGTTCTTCGACCGCGAACGAAACCAACCCTTCTTCACCTCCGCCTTCGAGTTCAATCGATATAATGCCGTCTCCGGCACCTTCCGGTGGTTCTCCACCAGCTGGAACGGTTGAGAACCCTACACCAGCACCAAGTGATGAATCCAAACCACCAAATGCAGCTTCTGCAGTATTCATGAGTGTTACTGCTTCTATGGGAGCAGTATTTGCAGCTTCAACTCTTCTTTTAGGATTCTga
- the LOC107895191 gene encoding COBRA-like protein 10, whose product MKMPWMKLMCLAFLFLSLRNQICYGAPDDYDDYDEEEEPKEKNPPGQDKCNGIFLMYTFTERNKELPHVKNVTAQAWSFKSKATLVNTGLEELKGWKMFIRFQHREVLVSATNAILVDGAGDFPAKVEKGATLSGYPNTDLKTSVDTAGDLTKMSTEIEFTGTMFGLNEKAIPLPKSIRLANDGWKCPMLTTYRTFLTTCCHKDPKYKSLNQSAKGKYTPRQYGDVNLMYDVLKSYEGSYEAQVTIDNDGTLSRLDNWNLTWEWMRGEFIHSMRGAYTRRIEYSDCIFGLPGQYLKGFDFSQVMNCKKRPVISDLPLEKANDTEIGHIPNCCKNGSLVSPVMDENNARAVFQLRVYKLPPDTPKTVLYPPQRWNITSLVSAHYHCSAPVRVDPSAFPEATGTGAKTYAVASWQVVCNMTKPKKKRAKCCVSFTAYYSNGAVPCSTCACGCDDSQTDKCNPSSRAMLLPPDALLLPAENRTAKIKAYAKLKKKPVPRAMPCPDNCVVSINWHVSSDHKAGWTARMTLFNWGETQFKDWYAAVELKKAASGYDDVYSFNGTKLVSPKNTIFFQGLKGLEYLIEIKNGSSDSKPKVPGKQQSVISFTKKKPEAINIRKGDGFPSKVFFNGAECALPDSLPSAATLLSSMPLLFFSAIAFLLITYPFHS is encoded by the exons ATGAAAATGCCATGGATGAAACTCATGTGTCTTGCGTTTCTATTTCTGTCTTTACGAAATCAGATATGTTACGGTGCTCCGGACGACTATGACGACTATGATGAAGAAGAGGAGCCAAAGGAAAAAAATCCGCCGGGACAAGACAAATGTAACGGTATATTCTTGATGTATACATTCACGGAAAGGAATAAAGAGTTACCCCACGTAAAAAACGTTACAGCTCAAGCATGGTCGTTTAAATCCAAGGCTACCCTAGTGAATACTGGGTTAGAAGAGTTAAAAGGATGGAAGATGTTCATTAGGTTTCAACACAGAGAGGTATTGGTATCGGCGACGAACGCCATCCTCGTCGACGGTGCTGGTGATTTTCCAGCGAAAGTCGAAAAGGGTGCAACCTTATCAGGGTACCCCAACACGGATCTCAAGACCTCCGTTGATACTGCTGGGGATTTAACAAAGATGTCGACTGAGATTGAATTCACCGGCACCATGTTTGGATTGAACGAAAAAGCAATTCCCCTCCCCAAGTCCATCAGGCTCGCTAACGACGGCTGGAAATGCCCTATGCTTACTACATATC GTACATTTTTGACCACATGTTGCCACAAGGACCCAAAGTACAAGAGTCTGAACCAGTCTGCGAAAGGAAAGTACACGCCTAGGCAATATGGAGACGTGAACTTGATGTATGATGTTCTTAAATCTTATGAAGGGAGCTATGAGGCTCAAGTAACCATAGATAATGATGGTACCTTAAGTCGGCTTGATAACTGGAACTTGACTTGGGAATGGATGAGAGGCGAGTTCATTCATTCCATGAGAGGAGCTTACACTCGGAGAATCGAGTACTCCGATTGTATTTTCGGCTTACCCGGCCAATACCTCAAGGGCTTCGATTTCAGCCAAGTGATGAACTGTAAGAAAAGGCCTGTGATTTCGGATTTGCCACTTGAAAAAGCTAATGATACCGAGATTGGGCATATTCCTAATTGTTGTAAAAACGGCTCTCTAGTGTCACCCGTGATGGATGAAAACAATGCAAGGGCTGTATTTCAATTAAGGGTGTACAAACTACCCCCTGATACACCCAAAACCGTCTTGTATCCACCCCAAAGATGGAACATCACTAGCTTAGTCAGTGCTCATTACCATTGCAGTGCGCCCGTCCGAGTCGACCCCTCCGCATTCCCCGAAGCCACCGGAACCGGCGCCAAAACCTACGCGGTAGCAAGTTGGCAAGTTGTGTGCAATATGACCAAACCGAAGAAGAAGAGAGCCAAGTGCTGCGTTTCCTTCACGGCTTATTACAGCAACGGGGCGGTTCCGTGCAGTACGTGCGCTTGCGGATGTGACGATAGCCAAACCGATAAATGCAATCCGAGTTCTCGGGCGATGTTGCTTCCACCAGATGCGCTTTTACTCCCTGCTGAAAACAGGACGGCAAAGATCAAAGCGTATGCAAAACTGAAGAAAAAACCGGTGCCCAGAGCCATGCCTTGCCCTGATAATTGTGTGGTTAGCATAAACTGGCATGTGAGTTCCGATCATAAGGCTGGATGGACTGCTCGTATGACACTGTTTAACTGGGGAGAAACACAGTTTAAAGACTGGTACGCTGCTGTTGAATTAAAAAAGGCAGCCTCTGGGTACGACGATGTGTATTCATTCAATGGGACCAAACTGGTTTCCCCTAAGAACACCATTTTCTTCCAAGGCTTGAAAGGGTTGgaatatttaattgaaataaaaaatgggtCCAGTGATAGTAAGCCTAAAGTGCCTGGGAAACAACAATCCGTTATTTCATTCACCAAGAAGAAACCTGAAGCAATTAACATAAGAAAAGGTGATGGCTTCCCTTCTAAAGTCTTCTTCAATGGAGCAGAATGTGCTTTGCCTGATAGTTTACCAAGTGCTGCAACTCTTCTTTCATCCATGCCTCTCCTCTTCTTCTCTGCCATTGCTTTCTTGCTCATTACATATCCTTTCCATTCATGA
- the LOC107895192 gene encoding protein translation factor SUI1 homolog 2 encodes MSDLDVQIPTAFDPFADANAEDSGAGAKEYVHIRIQQRNGRKSLTTVQGLKKEFSYNKILKDLKKEFCCNGTVVQDPELGQVIQLQGDQRKNVSTFLVQAGIVKKENIKIHGF; translated from the exons ATGTCTGATCTTGACGTTCAAATTCCTACTGCCTTCG ATCCCTTTGCTGATGCAAATGCTGAGGACTCAGGTGCGGGTGCAAAGGAGTATGTGCATATTCGTATTCAGCAGAGGAATGGTCGCAAAAGCCTGACAACTGTCCAGGGGTTGAAGAAAGAATTCAGCTATAACAAGATACTTAAAGACCTGAAGAAGGAGTTTTGCTGCAATGGGACCGTGGTCCAGGACCCTGAATTAGGACAG GTGATTCAACTTCAAGGTGACCAGCGTAAGAATGTATCAACCTTCCTTGTTCAG GCTGGCATAGTGAAGAAGGAAAACATCAAAATCCACGGTTTCTAA